Genomic segment of Benincasa hispida cultivar B227 chromosome 1, ASM972705v1, whole genome shotgun sequence:
aaaataaaaacaaaaaataagaaacgaGTATATTatcaaatgaattttaaaatccaACAGCAATCTAATCAATCCTATgaaaaacttataatttaatgaaTGTAAATACcctattatatattaatatttacaATTAAGATATCTTACtgactaaataataataataattttttgaagttgtgattttttaaaaaaaaaaaaatctcatttgaaTTTGTTGGGTATAATTTGCGTCTCATTTTTAACCTGGGTTTGTCTTAATATTTATAATTGGTctcttaaataaaaatttatatcttTTGTTTTAAGATATTTTTTACCCCTTGCATACGTGTTCTACCTTACATAAATTTCCTATCTCATTACCATTttctaatatgtttattttaatttaatataatttttaatcaGGTGTAATTTCTTCAAGATTTCAATATTCAAATCTCAATGGAATtagtaattaatattttgaagatATTACACAAATATATGTCTTTTTTATAAGTTTGGTTATGGATTGTTTGGTTAACTCTCGTAGTCATCCATCCACCGTCCACAATTGTATTAATGAGTTCCCAACATATTTCCATCGCATTTGATGGTGTATTTAGATGTGTTTACTCCAACAAATGAGGGTGTCCTCGTTGCTTAGAAGCTGGAGGGAGCGTTGTGTGTATATCTGTTTCAATGAAGGAGAATGTCGATGAAAAGGGCGGAGGATTTTCTATTTTGGTTAAGGAATTTGGATGAAGGGTTTCACAAAGGGATTCAAAATGATGGGTTGAGTTATAACGATGGGTGAAGGAAGGGGGTTGTGTGATTTTCTTGATTGGAGATTCAAAAAAGGTTGCATGCTTCACCAAGTTAGGGAAGTTCGACATTAATTTTTgcatagtttttttcttttctcccatGAAAACTTATCATTATTTTTACATTGAAAATGACATTTTCCTTATACACTTCTCTAAGTTAAGATATTTCTCATAAACTCCATGTATATACTCAATAACACCcaaatttcttaaaatattaGTATCAATTTACATAAGTTTATCCCTGTACATGtaatggaattcattcctacgaTAAGTTTTGTGTCCCTGAGTTTGGGCATAAGTGGATAAAATTAGTAATTGTTTGTCTTCGTATCTTACTCTtggatttatattttttattctccTACATTTCCCCACGTCTAAGTCACAATATCTATCCACGACGTTCTTATATATTCTAAAAAACATCAACATTTTTTGACATAAGTATCATTTTACCTATTTATATGGATATATACAAGTCTGTGAGTTTGTGGATAGATAAGAAATCTAACgtgtatatatattgtttttgcATGATggataatattattttatatttggttatattttgtttattagatGCCCTTACTTATAGGAGTTTGGTGGGTTGAAAAAAGAATtagatttatgaattttttgcaatggaactttgttttagatatttttgcaatgaaattttattttaggtattttttaaacacaACTATTTAAAGTGTGCTATTTTTGTGCTTCACCCTCCCAATTTTCCTTGTTTTGATGGCCTGTGTTGAGTTGTTAACAAACAAGTCTTCACTAAGGGTCCACTGAACTTTGGGCCTTTGGAGGGAAATGATGGCCCAACAGTCATATTTATTCAATGACATTATTGTGAACAAGGTTAttgttattattcttttttggTAAACAGACAAAATTATACCAAATATTTTAGggccatttttaaatataaaaaaaataaaacaaaatatttacaaaatatagcaaaattttaaaactatcaatgatagacgttgatagatgctaatagacttctatcggtgtctatcacggatattgatagacactgatagaacaAGATTTAATAGTTCCTAATAAaaatctatcagtatctattagcgtctatcattgatagttctaaaattttgctatatcttataaatatttcaacaattttaccatttgaaataattttccaataTTTTATCCTGatcttaattttattatttttttaatacaacaattTAGAAGCAATACTAATTTAAACTATGCTTAGGTTGATTTCTTGAACGGATTTAAATATTGCTATTTaacgttttaaaattttagattctACTTTTTAAAGTAAGATTTGCATTCTAATTCTAATATCTTACCTTTTTATTAGTGCATGTATgataatcaatatattttttgaaaaattaaaatttatcgacactaccttgatttttttttctttgttatgttttgttttatctaCTTGATTGAGATCTACTCAAAATCcaagttatgttttaaaaactaaaagaaatatagttttattttttgaaatttgactatcaattcaaaatattctttaagaaaaatgaaaataatgagaaaacaaatataacttttaaaaaatcaaatcaaattattttagtatttaacATGGCTTAAGAGGGTTAAAATTATTGAAAGACCATAATGCCTTTAATCTTGATCTAATGTTatcttatataatatttaaaatttttccatTATACTAAAGATATGTTTTACTCGCCTAATATCAATACAAAATAGATAGGAACATGGTATAAAAATATTTCCAACACTTCTTTTAAAAATGTGGTCACGTATGacatattttaaacaatatttaattGCATCTCtctctaattaaaaaataataaaaataaaataaagaagaatttgATACGAGCTAATAACTCTGCTGGAATAATTTAGGTGGGATACACGCAAATTTATATGTCTAAGTATTTTTCACATATTTCACTATTTTcttaaagataaaatatttagGTATATCTCGGGTTGTATCTATATTTGTACAACCCACTCAATTGTCCAATAACATGTGAaaacactttttcttttttgtttttttcaaaaatatttttgagattTCTTTTACAATGGGATTGGAGTGATCAATTGCACAAAAATAGGTTATGCAACCTAAGATGCATCCGTTGTTCATTTTCTTCTCCTATTATTACTAACATTTGTCAACCATGCAACATTTACAATATGGCACATCCACTATATATCTTGTGATTCACATCAATCAAGTTTGAATATTGACTTTATCATATGAttttatgaatatttaaaacctTTGTTAATGAATGGGATCGAAGTAATTAATTAAGATATCAACATGTTACAAGTTCACTCAACCACACATTAATATCAAACCATACTTAATCATTTCTAGCAATTTAAATGgccaaaaagagaaaaaaaaataaaaataaaataataaaagcaattaatttatattcagAGATCATAAAAAACCCCTTTTTTTATGATAACAAATTTGAATAAGTCAAAATTAATTGGAAGTCCTCTCAAAATcacatcattttttttcctttcttcttttttccatattttattctCACTCTGTAACCAAACATTTTacgaggaaaaaaaaaaaaacacaacacAACATTTTGACAAGAATATTTCTGTCTGAATCAAATTAATCCACAAGGCCAAGATTCTTGGAATATTGGCACTTCACCATCCTCATGACCAACCAAGAAATCCCAACTACTAAAATAATCATCTTCCCAAAATTCGATACCATTATCATTATTAGTCATATCATTGCTAGATAGCCACTCGAAATCTGGGAACTCAAGATCTTCAAATCTGATTGGATTCGAGTTCGAAGATGATGAAgacgaagatgaagaagatgatgaagaagaaacaCATGGATTTGAAAGGGTTTCAGGCTTGACGTTAGTTACTGAGGTCATTGCTTGTTCCAGCTCCTTGGTTTCAGTGACGTTAATCGGTAAGTTTGGCGACGTTTCCGTTTCGAGAGAGGAATGAAGGTTGGGTTGGAGTGAATCAGTTGAGATAGATATAGGTTTATGAGTTTGAGGGTCAATGCCCATTTTTCTTAGTTTCTTTTTTATGTGAGTGTTCCAATGATTTTTGATCTCGTTGTCAGTTCTACCAGGAAGATGTGAAGCAATCTTTGACCAtctgaaaataaatatatactgTTAATATtggtttttcaattattcaaaagagataaaaaaaaaaattaacaataaaaaacAATGACATTGTGGAAATCCTACAAGTCAAAAGGAAACTCATTGATTTaatgtaaaacaaaataataataaaataaattgggaaGCTTTATAGAGGTCTTACATATCATATATTGATGTGAGAGGTAAAAAAATCATATGCATAGTGGAAAACTCCATCATTAAAATGTcatacttattattatttttttatatttaaatctaaatattatatattttaatctttaaaatttgtaaataattgttccatttgaaaaattaattattttactttCTAAACATTAACAACTTtttaatgcaaaaaaaaaaaaaaaaaaaaaaaaaaaaaacagtagaCCTAAACATTTAgagataaaagtttaaaaataaaaatattatctcaaatttgaaaattaacagTACAAACATTCTTACTCATGTCAAATTAAGCTTAACTTAACAGTAATTGACATTATCTTCTTTCTTAGAGGTTTGAGATTCAATCTCTCATTCCTTCACttattttaccaaaaaaaaaacattaaactataaataaattCTAATGTGTTTCCAAATAGATAAAatcgaaaaaaataataataattacctcttctctctaaaattaattaaaatattacaaagaatcaagagattatttagaaaaaaatgaagaagaagaagaagaatagttTTGAAGGGTTACTAAACAAATCTTAGCATTAAAATAAAGTTATGATACTATATATATCACACAATTTTCTAAGTTAGAATCAAGGACGGATTCATTATGGGTTGAAGCCCCCTCATATATATAAATTGGTATATTATGAAAACCACTAGCTAGTTAAGTGGTAAATCTATGTTTGAACCCTCTTAtctatattcaaattgacataTTGTGAAATGATGTTTAAGAACAAAATCTAAGAGAGAAATAATaagttgagagagagagagagacctGTTTCCAAGTTGAGCATGGAGATCAATGACCAAGTTCTCCTCAAA
This window contains:
- the LOC120088212 gene encoding transcription factor MYB20-like — encoded protein: MGRQPCCEKVGLKKGPWTSEEDKKLINFILTNGQCCWRAVPKLAGLLRCGKSCRLRWTNYLRPDLKRGLLSDFEENLVIDLHAQLGNRWSKIASHLPGRTDNEIKNHWNTHIKKKLRKMGIDPQTHKPISISTDSLQPNLHSSLETETSPNLPINVTETKELEQAMTSVTNVKPETLSNPCVSSSSSSSSSSSSSSNSNPIRFEDLEFPDFEWLSSNDMTNNDNGIEFWEDDYFSSWDFLVGHEDGEVPIFQESWPCGLI